One Perognathus longimembris pacificus isolate PPM17 chromosome 2, ASM2315922v1, whole genome shotgun sequence DNA segment encodes these proteins:
- the Lipf gene encoding gastric triacylglycerol lipase yields the protein MWLLLTVTSLISVVGTTHGLLGRIAPESPEVYMNISEMISFWGYPSENYDVVTEDGYILGIYRIPYGKKNAENKGKRPVVFLQHGLLASATNWIANLPNNSLAFILADSGYDVWLGNSRGNTWSRRNLYFSPDTVEFWSFSFDEMAKYDLPATIDFIVQKTGQEKIHYVGHSQGTTIGFIAFSTIPSVAKRIKSFYALAPVATVKYTTSLLKKLSFLPTFVFKVIFGDKMFLPHNFFYQFLGTEVCSRELMDLLCSNALFIMCGFDSKNFNTSRMDVYLAHNPAGTSVQDILHWAQAGRSGKFQAFDWGSPYQNMLHYNQDTPPYYNVTAMSVPTAVWNGGRDMLADPRDVEMLLPKLSNLIYHKEVRPYNHLDFIWAMNAPHEVYNEIVSMLAEDQK from the exons ATGTGGTTGCTTCTAACAGTGACAAGTTTGATATCTGTAGTTGGAACTACACATGGCCTCTTGGGAAGAATAGCCCCTGAAAGCCCAGAAGTATATATGAATATT AGTGAGATGATTTCCTTCTGGGGCTATCCAAGTGAAAATTACGATGTTGTGACTGAAGATGGTTACATTCTCGGCATCTACAGAATTCCTTATGGGAAGAAAAATGCGGAGAATAAAG gaAAGAGACCTGTGGTGTTTTTACAGCATGGTTTGCTTGCATCAGCCACAAACTGGATTGCAAATCTTCCCAACAATAGCTTGGCTTTCATTCTGGCTGACTCTGGTTATGATGTGTGGCTGGGAAATAGCAGAGGAAACACGTGGTCCAGGAGAAATTTGTACTTCTCACCTGACACAGTTGAATTCTGGTCTTTCAG CTTTGACGAAATGGCAAAATATGACCTTCCTGCCACAATAGACTTCATTGTTCAGAAAACGGGCCAGGAGAAGATTCACTATGTTGGTCATTCTCAGGGCACCACCATTG GTTTTATTGCCTTTTCTACCATTCCCTCTGTGGCTAAAAGAATCAAAAGCTTTTATGCATTAGCTCCTGTTGCCACTGTGAAGTATACGACAagtcttttaaaaaaactttcatttcttcctacatTTGTCTTCAAG gtTATATTTGGTGACAAAATGTTCCTCCCACACAACTTCTTCTATCAATTTCTTGGTACTGAAGTGTGTTCCCGTGAGCTAATGGATCTCCTTTGCAGCAATGCCTTGTTTATCATGTGTGGGTTTGACAGCAAGAATTTTAACACG AGTCGCATGGATGTGTATCTAGCACATAATCCAGCAGGAACATCTGTTCAAGATATACTTCACTGGGCCCAG GCTGGCAGGTCTGGAAAATTTCAAGCATTTGATTGGGGAAGCCCATATCAGAATATGTTACACTATAATCAG GACACACCTCCCTACTACAATGTGACAGCCATGAGTGTGCCCACGGCAGTGTGGAATGGAGGCCGGGATATGTTAGCTGATCCCAGGGACGTTGAAATGTTACTTCCTAAACTTTCCAATCTCATTTACCACAAGGAGGTTCGTCCTTATAACCATTTGGACTTTATCTGGGCTATGAATGCACCTCATGAAGTTTACAATGAGATTGTTTCTATGCTGGCAGAAGATCAAAAGTAG